The Chryseobacterium shigense genome segment TCCCGATCATTATAAGAATACAGCCCTGAATGAAAACTATAAAATGAATCTGATTGAAGGCTTTCTGATGGCAGTAAACCCCTATATTGAAAGAAAGTTTATCGGCGGAAATTATTTTGAAAGCTTTGAGTTTTATAAAGGAAATGCAGTTTCAGAAATAGAGCTTAAGCCGGGGGAAACTATTACTGAGCTTGATGTTACCGGATACAAAATGCTTTTGAAAGACTTTATTGAAAGTACTTTACATGATACAGATTCTAATGAAATAAACTCTAAAATGTTTTCGAATACACTTTTTGGTTTAATTGATTCTCTTTTTATATACGATATCAGCCGGATTTTTTCCTATAAAACTTTCTATAATAATTTTTTTGTGATAGAGCACAGAAACGAATATTATTACCTGAATCAATTTTGGTGGGGATAAACAAAAAACCTGTTAGAAATAACAGGTTTTGTATTTTGTAAAGGTTAGCCGTAATTAATGTCCTGATTTGGATTCAGTAGTTTCTACATGTCCTAAATACTTACTGCAGTAGGCCCCAAAAATCAGAATCACCAGATAGCAGAACACCGGAATGATAAACGAATGCTGTACCCCAAACTGGTCCGCCAGGTATCCCTGGAAAATAGGAACAATAGCGCCCCCTAAAATAGCCATTACAACCAAAGATGATCCCTGGCTGGTATATTTGCCCAAACCTGAAATAGCAAGTGTATAAATATTGGAAAACATAATAGAATTGAAGATCCCGATTCCCAGAATACTATACATCGCCAATTCACCATGATTAACCATTGCAGAAATAAGAAGTACAACATTTACAGCTGCAAAAATAGATAATGTTCTTGCCGGAGCCGCTTTACCGATAAAGAAAGCAACAAAATTAAGCGCAATAAATACAAGGAAAAAACTGATCTGTGCAAAACTCAGATCTACAATACTGAAAATAACAAGGAAAACAGCTGTTGCTGCACCCAGCATATATATTGCCTTTTTCCCTTGGCTTAAGGACTGATTTAACGAAATAGCTCCAAGAAAACGCCCGATCATAGCGCCTCCCCAATATAGCGAAAGGTAGTTTTTACTGATCGCTTCATTAAAATTCATCGTTTCTTCAAGAAAACTGATGATAAAACTTCCCACTGCCACTTCGCCACCCACATAACAGAACATGGCAAAAACCCCGAATTTCAGATGATTGTACTTCAAAGCACCCCAGCCCTGTACAGTTTCTTCAGATTCCGTCTGGAATGACGGTAATTTCACTCTCGAGATTAATAAAGCTACCAATAAAAGGATTCCGGCAAAAATAAGATAAGGAATTCTTGTTGCTACCGCGCTGAAAGTTCCGTCCGGCTCAGAGAAAAGCTCGAAGATCAGATGGCCTCCCAAAACCGGAGCTATTGTTGTTCCGAAAGCGTTGAAAGCCTGAGTCATATTAAGGCGGCTGGAGGCAGACTCTCCGCTGCCAAGCAATGAAACATAAGCATTGGCCGTAATTTGAAGAACTGTAAAGCCCAGTCCAAGAATAAATAAAGCACCTAAAAATAACGGATAATAAGAAAAAGTTGCTGCCGGATAAAACAAGACACAGCCAAAAGCTGCAAGGAAAATACCGAACATGATTCCTTTTTTGTAACCTGCTTTATTAATAGGGTCTCCCTTTGAGATCGAGATCAGGAAATAAATAAGCGAACCTATAAAATACGCTCCGAAAAAACAGAACTGCACCAGCATTGACTCGAAAAAGGTGAGCTTAAAAAGCTGTTTCAGATAGGGGATCAGAATATCATTCATACAGGTGATGAATCCCCACATAAAAAAGAGCAGTGTTATTGTCATTAAAGGAACCGTGTAATTCCTGCTCTGTGTTTTTACTTCTTTATTGATCATAAACATTTATTTATTTTGAAAAGAATTATTAAGCTCTTTCGGTTATTTTCGTGTGCTGTATCTGTAGTTTGAGAAGCAGGGCAAATAATAAGACAGCGACCCGCTTTTCTGCAAACAGTATCCTTTATTTAGTATAAAGATTCTATTTTCACTTTTTGAGACAATAATACGAAAATGACCGGGTTCTTTGATGAATTTTCTTTGAAAATAATTTTTATCAGTAACGAAATTGGATAAATAAGAGGAATGTTCTGTAGATAATGTTTACATCTTTGATAATAAAGTGCCCGATCTCATCATCCGGAATGCTATTTCTGAGGCTGAAAATTTAATATTTCATTATTATATATTACCTTTGCAGACGAAAATTTAAAGAGTTTAAATATTAATTCATACTCAATACGGAGTATTAAGACGACAAATTTATGAGTATACCTCAAGCGTTTACAGAAACGATTACTCTTGCAGACGGCAGAGAAATCACTATTGAAACGGGGAAATTGGCAAAACAGGCTGATGGATCTGTGGTAGTAAAAATGGGTGGAACAATGCTTTTAGCAACTGTTGTAGCCAATAAAGAAGCAAATCCTGGTGTAGATTTTTTACCGTTAACGGTAGATTACAGAGAAAAATTCTATGCAGGTGGAAAAATTCCCGGAAACTTCTTCCGTAGAGAAGCAAGACCTTCCGATCAGGAAATTTTAACAATGCGTTTGGTAGACAGAGTTCTGCGCCCGCTTTTCCCTGAAGACTTCCATGCTGAAGTTCAGGTAATGATCTCCCTTATCTCTTACGACGGAAAAGCAATTCCGGATGATTTAGCCGGTTTGGCTGCTTCTGCGGCAATTGCTATTACAGATATTCCTTTCAACGGACCAATGTCTGAAGTAAGAGTGGTAAGATTTGACGGTAAACTGGCAATCAATCCAACCTATGAGCAACTGAAAGATTCTGAGCTTGATATTATGGTAGGAGCTACCAAAGACTCTATTGTAATGGTAGAAGGAGAAATGAAGGAGATTTCTGAGCAGGAAATGCTGGAAGCCATCATCTTCGGTCATGCTGAAATCAAAAAACAGATTGAAGCTCAGGAAAGATTAGCTGAAAAAGTAGGTAAAGCTTTCCCGAAAAGAGAATACAGCCACGAAGATCACGACGAAGCTATTCGTGAGAAAGTTTGGAAAGAAACGTACGATAAAGTATACGAAGTAGCAAAAACTCCATCCGGAAAAGATGAAAGAGGAGAAAAATTCAAAGCGGTTCGTGAAGAATTCCTTGCACAGTATGCAGATGATGCAGAAGAACTGGAAAGAGTAACCCCTTTCGTAAAAGTATATTATCATGATGTAGAAAAAGAAGCAATGCGTCAGATGATCCTTGAAGACAATATCCGTCTTGATGGCCGTGATCCTCAGACGATCCGTCCGATCTGGTCTGAAATTGACTATCTTCCGGGAGCTCACGGTTCTGCAGTATTTACAAGAGGTGAAACCCAGTCCCTGACTGCCGTAACACTTGGTTCCGTAAAAGATGCAAACATGGTGGACAGCGTTATCTCTCAGCACGACGAAAAATTCTTCCTGCATTATAACTTCCCTCCATTCTCAACCGGTGAAGCAAGACCTTTAAGAGGAACTTCAAGAAGAGAAGTAGGACACGGAAACTTGGCTCAAAGAGCATTACAGGCAGTTATTCCTGAAGAAAACCCATATACCATCAGAATTGTTTCCGATATCCTTGAATCAAACGGTTCATCTTCAATGGCAACAGTTTGTGCAGGAACACTGGCATTAATGGATGCAGGTGTACAGATTACAAAACCGGTTTCAGGTATTGCAATGGGGCTTATTACAGATACAAAATCAGGTAAATTTACCGTACTTTCCGATATTTTAGGAGACGAAGATCACCTTGGAGATATGGACTTCAAAGTTACAGGTACTGCAGACGGTATCACAGCTTGTCAGATGGATATCAAAATCCAGGGACTTTCTATGGATATCATGGAAAAAGCTTTGATGCAGGCTAAAGACGGAAGATTACACATCCTGAATAAAATCACCGAAACTATTGCTGAGCCAAGAGCAGATGTGAAACCTCACGCTCCGAAAATGGTAGTAATGGAGATCTCTAAAGACTTCATTGGTGCAGTAATCGGACCTGGTGGAAAGATCATTCAGCAAATGCAGAAAGATACGGATACCATTATCGCTATTGAAGAAATCGGAGAGATCGGACGTATCGAGATTGCAGGAACAGACAGAGAGAAAATCAATGCTGCTGTTGCTAAAATCAACGAAATTACCTTCGTTCCTGTAGTAGGAGAGGTTTACAAAGGAAAAGTAGTGAAAGTAATGGATTTCGGAGCTTTCGTAGCCATTGCGAAAGGTACTGAAGGACTTCTTCACATCTCTGAAATTGAGTGGGCCCGTCTTGATAAAGTTCCTTATGCAGAAGGGGATGAGGTAGAAGTGAAATTC includes the following:
- a CDS encoding sugar MFS transporter is translated as MINKEVKTQSRNYTVPLMTITLLFFMWGFITCMNDILIPYLKQLFKLTFFESMLVQFCFFGAYFIGSLIYFLISISKGDPINKAGYKKGIMFGIFLAAFGCVLFYPAATFSYYPLFLGALFILGLGFTVLQITANAYVSLLGSGESASSRLNMTQAFNAFGTTIAPVLGGHLIFELFSEPDGTFSAVATRIPYLIFAGILLLVALLISRVKLPSFQTESEETVQGWGALKYNHLKFGVFAMFCYVGGEVAVGSFIISFLEETMNFNEAISKNYLSLYWGGAMIGRFLGAISLNQSLSQGKKAIYMLGAATAVFLVIFSIVDLSFAQISFFLVFIALNFVAFFIGKAAPARTLSIFAAVNVVLLISAMVNHGELAMYSILGIGIFNSIMFSNIYTLAISGLGKYTSQGSSLVVMAILGGAIVPIFQGYLADQFGVQHSFIIPVFCYLVILIFGAYCSKYLGHVETTESKSGH
- a CDS encoding polyribonucleotide nucleotidyltransferase: MSIPQAFTETITLADGREITIETGKLAKQADGSVVVKMGGTMLLATVVANKEANPGVDFLPLTVDYREKFYAGGKIPGNFFRREARPSDQEILTMRLVDRVLRPLFPEDFHAEVQVMISLISYDGKAIPDDLAGLAASAAIAITDIPFNGPMSEVRVVRFDGKLAINPTYEQLKDSELDIMVGATKDSIVMVEGEMKEISEQEMLEAIIFGHAEIKKQIEAQERLAEKVGKAFPKREYSHEDHDEAIREKVWKETYDKVYEVAKTPSGKDERGEKFKAVREEFLAQYADDAEELERVTPFVKVYYHDVEKEAMRQMILEDNIRLDGRDPQTIRPIWSEIDYLPGAHGSAVFTRGETQSLTAVTLGSVKDANMVDSVISQHDEKFFLHYNFPPFSTGEARPLRGTSRREVGHGNLAQRALQAVIPEENPYTIRIVSDILESNGSSSMATVCAGTLALMDAGVQITKPVSGIAMGLITDTKSGKFTVLSDILGDEDHLGDMDFKVTGTADGITACQMDIKIQGLSMDIMEKALMQAKDGRLHILNKITETIAEPRADVKPHAPKMVVMEISKDFIGAVIGPGGKIIQQMQKDTDTIIAIEEIGEIGRIEIAGTDREKINAAVAKINEITFVPVVGEVYKGKVVKVMDFGAFVAIAKGTEGLLHISEIEWARLDKVPYAEGDEVEVKFMGYDDRKKMKLSRKVLLPRPPRPEGKPRPEGQGRPDRPARNEGNAQPEGEKPAVDQQPSNEA